In one Maniola jurtina chromosome 13, ilManJurt1.1, whole genome shotgun sequence genomic region, the following are encoded:
- the LOC123871273 gene encoding uncharacterized protein LOC123871273: MHEVFIVVFCVFAVVVEGWAHTTTVNRCIHSGGQPPLNAFVHGCTNPPCLLPQLDDLIVDVTFATPRNISEMTTLLTASFNIGGMQLNVPVDLGQNARTCNFLTLPPTCPIQSGENAQYRFKWRIEPFIAVGTQANVELSVVDNDRNNEVIWCIRLPIRILPPE; encoded by the exons ATGCATGAAGTATTTATCGTTGTGTTTTGTGTATTTGCTGTGGTCGTTGAAGGATGGGCCCACACGACCACTGTCAATAGAT GTATTCACAGTGGGGGACAACCCCCTCTGAACGCGTTTGTACATGGGTGTACCAATCCTCCCTGCCTGTTACCACAACTAGATGATCTGATCGTTGACGTTACTTTCGCTACAC CCCGCAATATCAGCGAAATGACGACTCTATTGACTGCTTCCTTCAATATTGGCGGCATGCAGCTCAACGTACCTGTAGACCTGGGGCAGAACGCCAGAACCTGCAACTTCTTGACCTTACCTCCCACCTGCCCGATCCAGAGTGGAGAGAACGCCCAGTATCGCTTTAAGTGGCGTATTGAACCATTTATCGCTGTG GGTACACAAGCGAATGTGGAGCTCAGTGTAGTGGACAACGACAggaacaacgaagtgatctggTGCATCAGACTACCCATCCGGATCCTGCCGCCAGAGTAA